A genomic stretch from Chloroflexota bacterium includes:
- a CDS encoding class II aldolase/adducin family protein, whose protein sequence is MADAVVTRSGADRGASERPNGVAVVDGAGGALTAWFLDGVSAELSARGYPVQRDRERDATDIDPDVRVVLNAVEADEPRSFRRRSKEIFVVGVAELPDSPDDMLRAGYPLLVRSLSNVFVPIARNGGGPEAYLITMEQGFHRIAGEADDETFFARVVDRIVPLAESRLVIDNEFVPDLPRELWHGDEHTQAIARAGQRLDELDLLPAPWPIDEMLSADELRHVKRLFGIGGLSYGNASERQSGDDFWMSASGVDKSRLREIGRDILLVTGFDAERGVIRLSVPPAVKPRRVSVDAIEHLTIYRAHVEVGAILHVHGWVAGAVSTEAVYPCGTEELAREVAELVREAPDPGHAVIGLRNHGLTITGESLDEILERVGPHIVRQVPMS, encoded by the coding sequence ATGGCTGACGCGGTCGTGACTCGATCGGGCGCGGACCGCGGAGCGTCCGAACGGCCGAACGGCGTGGCCGTGGTCGACGGCGCCGGTGGTGCCCTGACCGCCTGGTTCCTCGACGGCGTCTCGGCCGAGCTGTCGGCGCGCGGCTATCCGGTCCAGCGGGATCGCGAGCGGGATGCCACTGACATCGACCCGGACGTGCGAGTGGTGCTGAACGCGGTCGAAGCCGACGAGCCGCGCAGCTTCCGGCGCCGATCCAAGGAGATCTTCGTGGTCGGCGTGGCCGAGCTGCCCGACTCACCGGACGACATGCTGCGCGCCGGCTACCCACTGCTGGTGCGCTCGCTCTCCAACGTGTTCGTGCCGATCGCGCGGAACGGCGGCGGACCGGAGGCCTACCTGATCACGATGGAGCAGGGCTTCCACCGCATCGCCGGCGAGGCCGATGACGAGACCTTCTTCGCGCGCGTGGTCGACCGCATCGTGCCCCTCGCCGAGTCCCGGCTCGTGATCGACAACGAGTTTGTTCCCGACCTGCCCCGCGAGCTGTGGCATGGCGACGAGCACACGCAGGCGATTGCGCGCGCCGGGCAGCGGCTCGACGAGCTCGACCTGCTGCCCGCCCCGTGGCCGATCGACGAGATGCTGAGCGCCGACGAGTTGCGGCACGTGAAGCGCCTGTTCGGGATCGGCGGCCTGAGCTACGGCAACGCCAGCGAGCGCCAATCCGGCGACGACTTCTGGATGAGCGCCAGCGGCGTGGACAAGAGCAGGCTGCGCGAGATCGGACGCGACATCCTGCTGGTGACCGGCTTCGATGCCGAGCGCGGCGTGATCCGCCTCAGCGTCCCGCCCGCCGTGAAGCCGCGGCGGGTCTCGGTCGACGCGATCGAGCACCTGACCATCTACCGTGCGCACGTCGAGGTCGGCGCCATCCTGCACGTCCACGGCTGGGTCGCGGGCGCCGTCTCGACCGAGGCCGTCTACCCCTGCGGCACCGAAGAGCTGGCCCGCGAGGTGGCCGAGCTGGTCCGCGAGGCCCCCGATCCCGGCCACGCCGTGATCGGCCTCAGGAACCACGGCCTGACGATCACCGGCGAGAGCCTGGACGAGATCCTGGAGCGGGTTGGGCCGCACATCGTCCGCCAGGTCCCGATGAGCTGA
- a CDS encoding nodulation protein NfeD: protein MSRLRRAFAVGAMLLGLVSLAASAAGADVGVLRLQLTGVIDQVNAAYIEEGLQTAADSGAAAVIIQIDSPGGELTSMDRILKAILGSEVPVITWVAPEGARAGSAATFITLAGDVAAMAPLTNIGAASVISGTGEDLPETLGRKVTNDAVARITELARDHGRNAAWAERAVRNAASASVSQAIAMKPPIVDILAADTDALFAEIDKGTRADGYAYTFNGEPLPKLSGLPISDGTMNIGQQFLHLLSDPNIAFILFTIGFYGILSELFHPNLISGSLGAIAIVLAFIGSNSLPLNVGGLLLILMGISLFVLELHFTSYGFLAVGGVVCFLLGAFALYTGVDTDNPVEFTVSPILIVGAILLSLAYFFVLVRGLIQMRANRSTALPIATLVGAGGTAQTLIAPTGIAYAGGEAWSARSRHGEIQPGNPLRVVAVEGLELIVEPEEKDG from the coding sequence ATGTCTCGGCTGCGGCGCGCCTTCGCGGTCGGCGCCATGCTCCTTGGTCTCGTCTCGCTGGCGGCAAGCGCTGCCGGAGCCGATGTGGGCGTGCTCAGGCTGCAGCTGACGGGCGTGATCGACCAGGTCAACGCCGCCTACATCGAGGAGGGGCTGCAGACCGCAGCCGACTCGGGCGCAGCCGCCGTCATCATCCAGATCGATTCACCCGGCGGCGAGCTGACCAGCATGGATCGCATCCTGAAGGCGATCCTGGGCAGTGAGGTGCCGGTCATCACCTGGGTCGCACCGGAGGGGGCGCGCGCCGGGAGCGCCGCCACCTTCATCACCCTGGCCGGGGACGTGGCGGCCATGGCGCCGCTCACCAACATCGGTGCCGCGTCGGTGATAAGCGGCACTGGCGAGGACCTGCCGGAGACCCTGGGCCGCAAGGTGACCAACGACGCCGTGGCGCGCATCACCGAGCTGGCGCGCGACCACGGCCGCAACGCGGCGTGGGCGGAGCGGGCGGTGCGGAACGCGGCCAGCGCCTCGGTCAGCCAGGCGATCGCCATGAAGCCGCCGATCGTGGACATCCTGGCGGCCGATACCGACGCCCTATTCGCCGAGATCGACAAGGGGACGCGTGCCGACGGCTACGCCTATACCTTCAACGGCGAACCCTTGCCGAAGCTCTCCGGACTGCCGATCAGCGACGGGACCATGAACATCGGCCAGCAGTTCCTGCACCTCCTGTCCGACCCGAACATCGCCTTCATCCTGTTCACCATCGGCTTCTACGGGATCCTGTCGGAGCTGTTCCATCCGAACCTGATCAGCGGCTCGCTGGGAGCGATCGCCATCGTGCTGGCCTTCATCGGCTCCAACAGCCTGCCCCTGAACGTAGGCGGCCTGCTGCTGATCCTGATGGGGATCAGCCTCTTCGTGCTGGAACTGCACTTCACCAGCTACGGCTTCCTGGCGGTGGGTGGAGTGGTCTGCTTCCTGCTGGGCGCCTTCGCCCTGTACACCGGCGTCGACACCGACAACCCGGTCGAGTTCACGGTCAGCCCGATCCTGATCGTGGGCGCCATCCTGCTCAGCCTCGCGTACTTCTTCGTACTGGTCCGAGGGCTCATCCAGATGCGCGCCAACCGATCCACCGCGCTCCCGATCGCAACCCTGGTGGGGGCAGGTGGGACGGCCCAGACCCTCATCGCCCCAACCGGCATCGCCTATGCTGGAGGCGAGGCTTGGTCGGCTCGCAGCCGGCACGGGGAGATCCAGCCCGGCAACCCGCTGCGCGTGGTCGCGGTCGAGGGGCTGGAACTGATCGTCGAGCCGGAGGAGAAGGATGGCTGA
- a CDS encoding SPFH domain-containing protein — MPDNLVGLVILLIGLAILIALLTTIVNIVREYERLVVFFLGRLQGGRGPGLVLLIPFIQQAVKVDLRERFLEVPQQTCITKDNAPISIDFLVYSKVFDPVETVTAVVDFTGASQALAATTLRAVIGDIPLDDVLAKREEINNVLRSKLDEVTHRWGVKITNVEIREIVPPRDIQDAMNRQMSAERNRRANITESEGTRQATINVAEGDKQSAILRAEGERQAQVLRAEGFSNALKTIFAAAKGVDDKTMTLQYLEALKALAAGASTKWIVPMELAELTRPLAGVMRAAREAGEPPAKT, encoded by the coding sequence ATGCCTGACAATCTGGTTGGCCTGGTGATCCTGCTGATCGGCCTGGCAATCCTCATCGCCCTGCTGACCACCATTGTCAACATCGTCCGCGAATACGAACGGCTGGTCGTCTTCTTCCTGGGAAGGCTGCAGGGCGGGCGCGGTCCGGGGCTGGTGCTCCTCATCCCGTTCATCCAGCAGGCGGTCAAGGTCGACCTGCGGGAGCGGTTCCTGGAGGTGCCGCAGCAGACCTGCATCACCAAGGACAACGCCCCGATCAGCATCGACTTCCTCGTCTACTCCAAGGTCTTCGACCCGGTCGAGACGGTGACCGCGGTGGTCGACTTCACCGGCGCTTCGCAGGCGCTGGCGGCGACCACCCTGCGCGCTGTGATCGGCGACATCCCGCTGGATGACGTGCTGGCCAAGCGCGAGGAGATCAACAACGTCCTGCGCTCCAAGCTCGACGAGGTGACGCACCGCTGGGGCGTCAAGATCACGAACGTCGAGATTCGCGAGATCGTGCCGCCGCGTGACATCCAGGATGCGATGAACCGCCAGATGAGCGCCGAGCGCAACCGGCGCGCCAACATCACCGAGTCGGAGGGGACCCGGCAGGCCACGATCAACGTGGCCGAGGGCGACAAGCAGAGCGCCATCCTGCGTGCCGAGGGCGAGCGGCAGGCCCAGGTCCTGCGGGCCGAGGGCTTCAGCAACGCGCTCAAGACGATCTTCGCCGCCGCCAAGGGGGTTGACGACAAGACGATGACCCTCCAGTACCTCGAGGCGCTCAAGGCGCTCGCCGCCGGCGCGTCCACCAAGTGGATCGTGCCGATGGAGCTGGCCGAGCTGACGCGGCCGCTGGCCGGGGTGATGCGGGCTGCGCGCGAGGCCGGCGAGCCACCCGCCAAGACCTGA
- a CDS encoding alcohol dehydrogenase catalytic domain-containing protein: MEGRPARGLGLRVGASRLNQRALRLVGRRLPALTGGWMPWLALSRYPIPAPPGPDWVRIRPLMAGICGSDTALLTGRASPILSPFASFPAILGHEVVGVIEEAGSAVAHEVGERVVVDPIISCFVRGLDPCPACRDGLPALCRHAADGSLAPGMLIGYCRDLPGAWSEAMLAHASQLHRVPDSLSDETAVLVEPLACSLHAVLRAPPGPGEKVLVVGGGTIGLGVLVALRMVDPNADVTAVVRHPLQVSLAERLGASRVVLDLGGGGPQRAAVEVTGARAHRPIVGDQVFTGGFDLVFDGVGSRASVDAGLRVVAPRGRFVLLGTAGELEHLDLTLAWARELRVIGSYVYGREASLPGAPHTFEYLLGRLAEPGAPPVAELVTHRFGLDRWRQALAVATGRGRHASVKVVFDHATAYAARD, from the coding sequence ATGGAGGGCAGGCCGGCTCGCGGCCTTGGCCTGCGCGTCGGCGCATCCCGCCTGAACCAGCGGGCGCTGCGGTTGGTCGGTCGACGGCTGCCGGCGTTGACCGGCGGCTGGATGCCATGGCTGGCGCTCTCCCGATACCCGATCCCCGCGCCGCCAGGACCCGACTGGGTCCGGATCCGGCCGCTGATGGCCGGGATCTGCGGCAGCGACACCGCGCTCCTCACCGGAAGGGCCAGCCCCATCCTGTCGCCGTTCGCCTCGTTCCCCGCCATCCTGGGCCACGAGGTGGTGGGGGTGATCGAGGAGGCAGGCAGCGCCGTCGCCCACGAGGTAGGGGAGCGGGTGGTGGTCGACCCGATCATCTCGTGCTTCGTCCGGGGTCTGGACCCATGTCCCGCCTGCCGCGATGGCCTGCCCGCCCTGTGCCGCCACGCGGCCGATGGGTCTCTCGCGCCGGGGATGCTGATCGGGTACTGCCGCGACCTGCCCGGGGCCTGGTCGGAGGCAATGCTTGCGCATGCCAGCCAGCTGCACCGGGTTCCCGACTCGCTGAGCGACGAGACGGCGGTCCTGGTGGAGCCGCTGGCCTGCTCGCTGCACGCGGTCCTGCGCGCTCCGCCGGGGCCGGGCGAGAAGGTGCTGGTGGTGGGCGGAGGGACGATCGGGCTTGGCGTACTGGTGGCCCTGCGCATGGTAGATCCGAACGCCGATGTCACCGCGGTGGTCCGGCATCCACTCCAGGTCAGCCTGGCAGAGCGCCTGGGCGCGAGCCGCGTGGTGCTCGATCTCGGTGGCGGCGGGCCGCAGCGGGCGGCAGTGGAGGTCACCGGCGCACGCGCCCATCGGCCGATCGTCGGCGACCAGGTCTTCACGGGCGGCTTCGACCTTGTCTTCGATGGGGTCGGCAGCCGTGCCAGCGTGGACGCCGGCCTGCGGGTCGTGGCGCCCCGCGGTCGGTTCGTCCTGCTCGGCACCGCCGGGGAACTCGAGCACCTCGACCTCACGCTCGCCTGGGCGCGCGAGCTGCGGGTCATCGGCAGCTATGTCTACGGCCGGGAAGCCTCCCTGCCGGGGGCGCCGCACACCTTCGAATACCTGCTCGGCCGGCTGGCCGAACCGGGCGCGCCACCGGTCGCGGAGCTGGTCACGCATCGGTTCGGGCTCGACCGCTGGAGGCAAGCGCTGGCGGTTGCCACCGGACGCGGCCGACACGCATCGGTCAAGGTGGTCTTCGATCATGCAACGGCCTATGCTGCCCGCGACTGA
- a CDS encoding TadE/TadG family type IV pilus assembly protein: MSHTPRWNRQARSRRGQALVEFALVLPILLMLVGGIIQYGVIFATKHSLIQVARDTGRWAATQAFDPCLSATTASPPEPVTEADAIAQQSRLMGYAAGDWNALTFTAYADNEPMPATPPNSEWVEVVWSYQNGEPCPTVDSTTAAYVTVRLTHRAPVFLPGLAYLPGLGACDTNGCYLPITTTARFRMEARPTP; this comes from the coding sequence GTGAGCCACACGCCCAGGTGGAACAGACAGGCGCGATCGCGGCGCGGCCAGGCCCTGGTCGAGTTCGCCCTGGTGCTTCCGATCCTGCTCATGCTCGTCGGAGGCATTATCCAGTACGGGGTCATCTTCGCCACCAAGCACTCGCTCATCCAGGTGGCCCGCGATACCGGACGCTGGGCAGCGACGCAGGCATTCGACCCATGTCTCAGCGCAACCACTGCCTCTCCGCCTGAACCGGTCACGGAGGCCGACGCGATCGCCCAGCAGTCTCGCCTGATGGGATACGCGGCTGGGGATTGGAACGCGCTGACGTTCACCGCCTACGCCGATAACGAGCCGATGCCGGCGACTCCACCCAACTCGGAGTGGGTCGAGGTGGTCTGGTCGTACCAGAACGGCGAACCCTGCCCCACCGTGGACAGCACCACGGCAGCCTACGTCACGGTGCGCCTCACACATCGGGCCCCGGTCTTCCTGCCCGGGCTGGCTTATCTGCCCGGCTTGGGAGCGTGTGACACCAACGGCTGTTACCTGCCCATTACGACCACGGCGCGGTTCCGGATGGAGGCGCGGCCGACGCCATGA